A segment of the Trifolium pratense cultivar HEN17-A07 linkage group LG7, ARS_RC_1.1, whole genome shotgun sequence genome:
atattaagtttaCATGTGAATAATACTATAATGACGTAGAATTATCAtcattttaatcatttaatcaCTAATAGGCACAAAGGAAGTCAGGTTCCTAAAGTGTTGTGATAACTTATCCAACACAGCAATATTATATTTGCTAGAAGCAGAATTGTCGGTAGCTGTAATGTTGAGGCAATAGATTATCCCATCAACAATCTTTGTCTCACCGCTGATGACTTTCTCCAACTTTAGGTTCAAACCAGTTCGTTTGTCATGCTCGTCAACAGCGTAGTTAGCGATTTCGGTCACATATGGATCGTTAATATTTTTGATAGGATTCCAAACCCCCAAGGTAGCTTGATTTCTCACAGTCGTAGAGGCCAAGAGAACAAAAATAAGAAGCACAACATATCGAAGATTCATGATGCTCAACTCACAAATGTTATCTTTTGAAGCTTCACAAAATGTGTTGGTGTTGATTGACATTGGCATGTTGGGCTCTTATTTATATTGTACACATGTGtcatttcataattatttttccatttGACTCATATAAAGTAGCTTAATCATATATTGACTAAAataatcttgaccaaaaaaaatattgaccaaaagaataaaaataagctAGCAATCAATAATACTTACCATCTAGAATGAAATATAGATATTCGAAATGGAGTCCCAAAAGTTACATCTATTTGGTCTTAATTTtagtctagtgactagactTACATTTAAATGTACAGAGACGAATGAAACGGTAGTTTTATACAAGTATTTGAATTAGTGAAGTAATCAGAGTGCAAGTCCTTGACAATCCAACATTTTACTGGCTAGAATTAAAGAAAGTTTTTGGGATTCAGTCTCAAATTTCTGcaaataaaatgtgatgtccatACTAACTAACTTAGGTGTTTGCTGAAATTAGGTAGGGAGTTTAACAAATCTTATATTCGCATGAGGCTACATCATCATTAACGATGATTTCATCTCAACAAGAAAAAAAGGTGCAAACATGTGTCATAATGATACATggtaaattatttaatatagaaataataattcaaaaatcgtgtatttaactttttcaaaagtcaaattgttatattttttaatggcaaaattcaacttttcaatttcttaacatgtgcccttaggacacGCATTAGCAACATCCATATAAAGAACCTCTTAAATTAAAAAGGATGGAAAACCCTAAATGTTGCAAAACAAGGAGAAAACGATCAATTTAAAAATGTGGAACGTAAAACCTTAGTTGAAATAAAGTAAGGGACCAAAAATACATTTAAcgcaaaataatattaatacaaCGATTatctgtcaagtgtttttgttacatttttttgggtacaatctTTCAAGTTGTAAAAACTgaaatactaaaataaatttaatataagtACAACCGTGGTTGTTTATGGATATCATAAACTATATACCACGAAATTCCATCCTACAATTCTGGCATAGAGAATTTAGTAAAAGCTACTATTAATAAGTATTGAAACCAAGATCAAGTACAATCAATAGCAATGGTGAAAGATTTCAAACTGATAGATAACATAAAATATCAATCCAAAATGATCCACGAGAGAAAAGAGATTTCAGCTAATTTATTCCACATGCACTAACAACCATCTCATGCTTATTTAAAGATATTTGGGATTTGCTTTGTTGATTCTCATTCTTTTTCTTACTTCCACAACTTGTGAAGATCGTCTCATCTATCATTTGTCCTTTTCTTCTAGTCTCACGCTCAAGATTGGAATATCCTCATCAATCGTCGGGCTTATGATTAGCTCCCATATGGAATATACATGACAAATAAAAACTTTAGATAAAAGAGAGTATATatatttaagccttttaaaaaaaagtgttattcTCTAAAAGAATAAtcgcaaaaaatatatttaagccttttaaaaaaaattacacggttaaataatctattttttaagccatataattctattattttcaatataaattatttatatataaaactaaTATGATTAATGGTTATAtatgaataaatatttatatattaaatttgttattaAGAACAAATGCAGAAAAAATCGTCCttcactaaaaattattaaaataagtaAGTAATTTCATAAAAATTGACGGCACCATTGCgacaatgataaaataaattgtctAAAAACTATTTACACATTGTATGTCTGcgtttattttcttaagccaTGACAAACGACAAGGctaaagtcaaatatattgtcttttttcttcttaatttatttccccttttgttttttaatttcagttatttattcaataaaaatccaaaTGCAAACATTCATATGAACTTTCTAGAAAATTATAACCGTAAGAAAAGATATACATAGATAGATAATATTTGATTTAGATCCAAAATCTATTATAATGtctaaaacattattttttatttatatattaatattaagtttaCATGTGAATAATACTATAATGACGTAGAATTATCAtcattttaatcatttaatcaCTAATAGGCACAAAGGAAGTCAGGTTCCTAAAGTGTTGTGATAACTTATCCAACACAGCAATATTATATTTGCTAGAAGCAGAATTGTCGGTAGCTGTAATGTTGAGGCAATAGATTATCCCATCAACAATCTTTGTCTCACCGCTGATGACTTTCTCCAACTTTAGGTTCAAACCAGTTCGTTTGTCATGCTCGTCAACAGCGTAGTTAGCGATTTCGGTCACATATGGATCGTTAATATTTTTGATAGGATTCCAAACCCCCAAGGTAGCTTGATTTCTCACAGTCGTAGAGGCCAAGAGAACAAAAATAAGAAGCACAACATATCGAAGATTCATGATGCTCAACTCACAAATGTTATCTTTTGAAGCTTCACAAAATGTGTTGGTGTTGATTGACATTGGCATGTTGGGCTCTTATTTATATTGTACACATGTGtcatttcataattatttttccatttGACTCATATAAAGTAGCTTAATCATATATTGACTAAAataatcttgaccaaaaaaaatattgaccaaaagaataaaaataagctAGCAATCAATAATACTTACCATCTAGAATGAAATATAGATATTCGAAATGGAGTCCCAAAAGTTACATCTATTTGGTCTTAATTTtagtctagtgactagactTACATTTAAATGTACAGAGACGAATGAAACGGTAGTTTTATACAAGTATTTGAATTAGTGAAGTAATCAGAGTGCAAGTCCTTGACAATCCAACATTTTACTGGCTAGAATTAAAGAAAGTTTTTGGGATTCAGTCTCAAATTTCTGcaaataaaatgtgatgtccatACTAACTAACTTAGGTGTTTGCTGAAATTAGGTAGGGAGTTTAACAAATCTTATATTCGCATGAGGCTACATCATCATTAACGATGATTTCATCTCAACAAGAAAAAAAGGTGCAAACATGTGTCATAATGATACATggtaaattatttaatatagaaataataattcaaaaatcgtgtatttaactttttcaaaagtcaaattgttatattttttaatggcaaaattcaacttttcaatttcttaacatgtgcccttaggacacGCATTAGCAACATCCATATAAAGAACCTCTTAAATTAAAAAGGATGGAAAACCCTAAATGTTGCAAAACAAGGAGAAAACGATCAATTTAAAAATGTGGAACGTAAAACCTTAGTTGAAATAAAGTAAGGGACCAAAAATACATTTAAcgcaaaataatattaatacaaCGATTatctgtcaagtgtttttgttacatttttttgggtacaatctTTCAAGTTGTAAAAACTgaaatactaaaataaatttaatataagtACAACCGTGGTTGTTTATGGATATCATAAACTATATACCACGAAATTCCATCCTACAATTCTGGCATAGAGAATTTAGTAAAAGCTACTATTAATAAGTATTGAAACCAAGATCAAGTACAATCAATAGCAATGGTGAAAGATTTCAAACTGATAGATAACATAAAATATCAATCCAAAATGATCCACGAGAGAAAAGAGATTTCAGCTAATTTATTCCACATGCACTAACAACCATCTCATGCTTATTTAAAGATATTTGGGATTTGCTTTGTTGATTCTCATTCTTTTTCTTACTTCCACAACTTGTGAAGATCGTCTCATCTATCATTTGTCCTTTTCTTCTAGTCTCACGCTCAAGATTGGAATATCCTCATCAATCGTCGGGCTTATGATTAGCTCCCATATGGAATATACATGACAAATAAAAACTTTAGATAAAAGAGAGTATATatatttaagccttttaaaaaaaaaagtgttattcTCTAAAAGAATAAtcgcaaaaaatatatttaagccttttaaaaaaaattacacggttaaataatctattttttaagccatataattctattattttcaatataaattatttatatataaaactaaTATGATTAATGGTTATAtatgaataaatatttatatattaaatttgttattaAGAACAAATGCAGAAAAAATCGTCCttcactaaaaattattaaaataagtaAGTAATTTCATAAAAATTGACGGCACCATTGCgacaatgataaaataaattgtctGAAAACTATTTACACATTGTATGTCTGcgtttattttcttaagccaTGACAAACGACAAGGctaaagtcaaatatattgtcttttttcttcttaatttatttccccttttgttttttaatttcagttatttattcaataaaaatccaaaTGCAAACATTCATATGAACTTTCTAGAAAATTATAACCGTAAGAAAAGATATACATAGATAGATAATATTTGATTTAGATCCAAAATCTATTATAATGtctaaaacattattttttatttatatattaatattaagtttaCATGTGAATAATACTATAATGACGTAGAATTATCAtcattttaatcatttaatcaCTAATAGGCACAAAGGAAGTCAGGTTCCTAAAGTGTTGTGATAACTTATCCAACACAGCAATATTATATTTGCTAGAAGCAGAATTGTCGGTAGCTGTAATGTTGAGGCAATAGATTATCCCATCAACAATCTTTGTCTCACCGCTGATGACTTTCTCCAACTTTAGGTTCAAACCAGTTCGTTTGTCATGCTCGTCAACAGCGTAGTTAGCGATTTCGGTCACATATGGATCGTTAATATTTTTGATAGGATTCCAAACCCCCAAGGTAGCTTGATTTCTCACAGTCGTAGAGGCCAAGAGAACAAAAATAAGAAGCACAACATATCGAAGATTCATGATGCTCAACTCACAAATGTTATCTTTTGAAGCTTCACAAAATGTGTTGGTGTTGATTGACATTGGCATGTTAGGCTCTTATTTATATTGTACACATGTGtcatttcataattatttttccatttGACTCATATAAAGTAGCTTAATCATATATTGACTAAAataatcttgaccaaaaaaaatattgaccaaaagaataaaaataagctAGCAATCAATAATACTTACCATCTAGAATGAAATATAGATATTCGAAATGGAGTCCCAAAAGTTACATCTATTTGGTCTTAATTTtagtctagtgactagactTACATTTAAATGTACAGAGACGAATGAAACGGTAGTTTTATACAAGTATTTGAATTAGTGAAGTAATCAGAGTGCAAGTCCTTGACAATCCAACATTTTACTGGCTAGAATTAAAGAAAGTTTTTGGGATTCAGTCTCAAATTTCTGcaaataaaatgtgatgtccatACTAACTAACTTAGGTGTTTGCTGAAATTAGGTAGGGAGTTTAACAAATCTTATATTCGCATGAGGCTACATCATCATTAACGATGATTTCATCTCAACAAGAAAAAAAGGTGCAAACATGTGTCATAATGATACATggtaaattatttaatatagaaataataattcaaaaatcgtgtatttaactttttcaaaagtcaaattgttatattttttaatggcaaaattcaacttttcaatttcttaacatgtgcccttaggacacGCATTAGCAACATCCATATAAAGAACCTCTTAAATTAAAAAGGATGGAAAACCCTAAATGTTGCAAAACAAGGAGAAAACGATCAATTTAAAAATGTGGAACGTAAAACCTTAGTTGAAATAAAGTAAGGGACCAAAAATACATTTAAcgcaaaataatattaatacaaCGATTatctgtcaagtgtttttgttacatttttttgggtacaatctTTCAAGTTGTAAAAACTgaaatactaaaataaatttaatataagtACAACCGTGGTTGTTTATGGATATCATAAACTATATACCACGAAATTCCATCCTACAATTCTGGCATAGAGAATTTAGTAAAAGCTACTATTAATAAGTATTGAAACCAAGATCAAGTACAATCAATAGCAATGGTGAAAGATTTTAAACTGATAGATAACATAAAATATCAATCCAAAATGATCCACGAGAGAAAAGAGATTTCAGCTAATTTATTCCACATGCACTAACAACCATCTCATGCTTATTTAAAGATATTTGGGATTTGCTTTGTTGATTCTCATTCTTTTTCTTACTTCCACAACTTGTGAAGATCGTCTCATCTATCATTTGTCCTTTTCTTCTAGTCTCACGCTCAAGATTGGAATATCCTCATCAATCGTCGGGCTTATGATTAGCTCCCATATGGAATATACATGACAAATAAAAACTTTAGATAAAAGAGAGTATATatatttaagccttttaaaaaaaaaagtgttattcTCTAAAAGAATAAtcgcaaaaaatatatttaagccttttaaaaaaaattacacggttaaataatctattttttaagccatataattctattattttcaatataaattatttatatataaaactaaTATGATTAATGGTTATAtatgaataaatatttatatattaaatttgttattaAGAACAAATGCAGAAAAAATCGTCCttcactaaaaattattaaaataagtaAGTAATTTCATAAAAATTGACGGCACCATTGCgacaatgataaaataaattgtctGAAAACTATTTACACATTGTATGTCTGcgtttattttcttaagccaTGACAAACGACAAGGctaaagtcaaatatattgtcttttttcttcttaatttatttccccttttgttttttaatttcagttatttattcaataaaaatccaaaTGCAAACATTCATATGAACTTTCTAGAAAATTATAACCGTAAGAAAAGATATACATAGATAGATAATATTTGATTTAGATCCAAAATCTATTATAATGtctaaaacattattttttatttatatattaatattaagtttaCATGTGAATAATACTATAATGACGTAGAATTATCAtcattttaatcatttaatcaCTAATAGGCACAAAGGAAGTCAGGTTCCTAAAGTGTTGTGATAACTTATCCAACACAGCAATATTATATTTGCTAGAAGCAGAATTGTCGGTAGCTGTAATGTTGAGGCAATAGATTATCCCATCAACAATCTTTGTCTCACCGCTGATGACTTTCTCCAACTTTAGGTTCAAACCAGTTCGTTTGTCATGCTCGTCAACAGCGTAGTTAGCGATTTCGGTCACATATGGATCGTTAATATTTTTGATAGGATTCCAAACCCCCAAGGTAGCTTGATTTCTCACAGTCGTAGAGGCCAAGAGAACAAAAATAAGAAGCACAACATATCGAAGATTCATGATGCTCAACTCACAAATGTTATCTTTTGAAGCTTCACAAAATGTGTTGGTGTTGATTGACATTGGCATGTTAGGCTCTTATTTATATTGTACACATGTGtcatttcataat
Coding sequences within it:
- the LOC123895891 gene encoding cysteine proteinase inhibitor 5-like encodes the protein MPMSINTNTFCEASKDNICELSIMNLRYVVLLIFVLLASTTVRNQATLGVWNPIKNINDPYVTEIANYAVDEHDKRTGLNLKLEKVISGETKIVDGIIYCLNITATDNSASSKYNIAVLDKLSQHFRNLTSFVPISD